Within the Aspergillus luchuensis IFO 4308 DNA, chromosome 5, nearly complete sequence genome, the region CGATCGCTACCGTTAGTTCTCTCCACTGACCTTACGCTAGAGTCTCAGTGCTGGGTGAAGGAATTGTTTCCGTCTACAGGACCTGAAACAGACCTTAACATTAAGTCCCCGAAGCCTTGACCAAGGAGTTCATGGATGCACCTTACCATGATGGGCAGGAATCTAGGAGGAGTATTGTTCTGGGACTTGTGACATTAGCAGACAAAGCATGAAATATCCGTCTAAGGAGGCGGCATGCAGAAGCGCTGCTGAGAAAGAATCCGCTTCTTTGTTCCAACCCTTGTCACCAGTAGTCCAGCATCTCAAGAGAAGCAGTGCTATCTAAAGGCTCTTACGTCTGGCTTCCGGGCTTGGTTGCACTGTTCTAGACGAGTTTGGGGTTTGGGACAATGCACACTCAATGCCTCTTTCTATAGACTATTGGTTGTAAAGGGCCTTCTTCATGGGGCGTCTCAGATGCCCTGGAGCTGAAGGATCTGTCCCCATGATTATGCTGCTCTCAATTGACGTATACCGAAAAAGGCCAACTTGGGGTTTAATCGATATAAGATGTTGGAAATGTTAGGCAGAGGAATGTTGGGCTGAGGGTTGCTTGATATCTAGGGTAGGTGGCTTGAGGATGCCAAGGAGCAATGATGCATTAGTAACGCGATGTAACTAGAGGTGGTATTACCTGGTTTGACCTTGAGCTGAGTAACAATGGAACCGCCCGTAAAGATCGGGGCCGTAACTCTTATCCTATCTCCACAGGCTAGGCTGTATCTGTAGAATGACACTCCATATGGAGGAAGAGTATATCGAAGAGGTTTAGCGTGCCTAATCCCCAGGGCTAGCGCTTCTGCAATTTCTCATCAATCGCAGGATAGACCTTTGTGGTCCTGATCGTAGTTTCCATTTGACCCCTGGATTTGCAAGGCTTTCAACGTTGAGCTCTTCTGGAATCTGAGGATGCGCTTATTGATTCATCATCTGACGACAGCAGACAAGCGCCGACTGGATGGTCCAACTTGTAGACACGGAGTTCCGACATCTCACGGGTCTGTGACAAGGAGGGTTAATAAGGGCTGAATGTGGAGCATGTCCTGAGGTCTTTGTGGAAGCACAAGGCTGGGGCTAACTCATGGAAAGACCGAATGGACCGCGCTTCCGCTTCTCGGTATCTGACTGTGGCTCATTCACGACGTCACGCCAGAGGTTGCCCCATGAAAGACGCGTATATAAGATCTGAGTAGTCGGGCGGTCAGCACCTCCAAGCAACTTTTTAGTACATATATTCTATTCAACCCGTATAGCTCTTGGCTAGAGATTTGTAGAGGATCTCGTCACGGAGTTACTATTTTggtagagaagagggagattgTTATTTGAGCCGGGAGAATCAAGTTCATCTATCGCTGAACTCGTGCTGAATACCTACGTTTTATTTCCTACCGTATCCCAGTTCGTGCCTCGCACTTGTCAGATCGGAATCATGACTCTCCTACATAAAGTCCGATCGATATTCTTGGCTACTTCTGCAGCCTCCGCATTGGCCACCGAATCCGACGGCATTGCTGCAAATGGACTTCAAAATATCCACGTATATGCGACATCCGCTATTCAGATAACAAAAGGCTTATTCGATACAGGACTCACCTTGCCGCACCCCCTGCTTTGTGCTGTCGGTCCCTTACGCGAAGTGCGCAAACCGAGGAGGCCGCGACGCCTcgactccccctccctcgcctAATCCTGCGGCTAGCCCTTGGGAGATTGTTGAACAGATTGGTGCTAATGCTCAACCGTGTTATCATGTGCAACGCCAGCTTCGTTGCCCCATGGTTGGGGAAATCACTGGGAGCGAGTTGTGGTTTGAGGTCTACAAAATCTCTGAAGCAGAGTTGGTGAAGCTGGAGTCTGGAAGACACTTGTTACATGTATGGAAGACTGCTGCAGCGGATATTGACAAATAGAATCTGAAGCTCAGGAAAGGTTCCAGGAGCGATCTGATTGCTCGGCTTTCCTCAAGCAATTGATGAAAGTCTGCACTCAATTAGTGCGTAATTGATATGCCAAAGGGATGAAGGAAAGGTGTTATTGTCGCTCTGCAAGTCACATGTATCAAGGAAATCCACAaaatcaacatccacattgACCTGTCGTTTCATTAAAACCGAAATAAAAACGCCGTCGGGCATCCATATGCTCCTAGTGTACAAAAGTGTACAAAGGTTGTCCTGTTCAATATCCTTTATCACACGTCGATATACATTACCACGATTCATCATAGCTAATATTCTTTTCGCTGTCCAATAATTATGGTATTTTTGATTCTGTTAGCACTCTATATTATCATATGTCTATGTTGGTTTCGTGAACTGCTTGTCTATACTGGCATCATCTTAGCCATTCTATGGTTTCTCTTATTCCTGAGAATGCTCTACCAACGGAACTGGAGACGAGGTTCTGTCGAGGGACTATCTGTCCTTCCACTATACAGAAGGTATAGacttcttttgtttctacTATCTCAATAGATAAGCTAATCAGAGGAAGAGTCTAGTCCCCTGAGACCATGACTGCTTAATGGGCATCAACTTTTACAGGAGGTTGGTCCGACATGCGGAGCTTTGATGCGCCGCGCCTATTGGCGCATGGTAAATTCTCTATAGCTTTTTGGCATCTTGCCTGTTGACCCGACTGTATTACATTCCATGGTTCCGTTCCTCACATGATATGCATTGATTTCATGTCCTTGGCTTCTATGAATAATTCCATACCTTATTCggttcttcccttttcttatGTCCACTCCTGTCCCTCCACCTGACTCATTCTGCCTGCGGTATGCTGGGACAAGACTAGAGACGAAAATGCACTTTCCGGGCGCTGAAGCAATGCACAGACGACGCGCGGGTGCACCGCCTGGAGTTAGGTCCTCCAAGAGATTTGTTTATTTAACACTGTGCTTTCCTATTGCCGAATCCTTACCCTGCCTCTAACAAGTCTGCAATAACAAGTTATCTTTGCGCGCATTCTCTTTGCGTCCAGAATTCTGAAGGCATGGATAGTTGGAAGTCCCATGTCCTCCAACATGATAATGCCCGAAGTAGATTTATTTGTGATAATTGCTAGTCATTCATCAGTAACTTTAGAGCCGCCAATACcatttaattactattactaaCAATTTCCTCCTATCCACCTGGTTACAACCAGCAAGAAACTTTTGTTTTCCATACCTCGGACAGAAGGGTTGTGCTATGCGAGACCGGAGTAAAACATAGGGACATGGGCATGTTCGGCCGGCTGTTCCCCGAAGTGGGTTAGATCGTACATACCGGTGTGTACATATAATCTAGTCCTCTTCGGGTATGTGCCTGAAATACGCAAGGAAAAACTCTTGTACCAACCCAACATGGTCTGTCGAGACGCTAGCTTTGCCGAAAGCACTTGATCCAGTTTAGCATAGAAAAGTCTAGAACCCTACCGAACTGACTCATTCTATGTCAGttcaccagcatcatcaatggTAACGTGGGCTTGACATGTTGACTTTGGAGGGAAAAATGCATACAAGTGCTTACCTACAAATACGCTACGCAAACCAATTGACGTACATGGTAGCCCACGTTCTTTCGCTGAATTCTCAGGGAAAACTCTCTTTTTAAAGGATTCGAACATATTAGGCTAATCCTCTTCTACAGTAGGTTCTGGGTGAAAGAATATCTCGACGTAGAAAAGAAGCGACGACTCTCTGTATGAGATGCATCGGGTGTCGTAACTTCCAGCTAGATTGGTCATTTTCCGCAATGCTGACGACCTAGCTGAGGTTGTGGGCTGTGAGGCCGCTTCCAGCTGACAGCGTCTGCTTCGGTCTAGTGATTGGCGTTTCAGTTCAAATTTTTTAAAAGGGACAATCGAAATTAAACCATTTTGGGAATAGTATACACGAGTCAAATCTTGAAAAAGGTACAACCTCTCCAAAGAGGGGTACCGCAAAGGAAAATTATCTCCTCCAACACAAACATGGCGCTTGTTCCCCTGAGCACGAGAACAGCACCCCGGGGACAGTTTGGAGTACTTGCCGACGTGCTATTCCCAGTTGATAGTGTGAGTGAAGTGCGCTGCATGCCTGGGTTTGAAACTAACCAGACCTCGAATCAGCTACTATCTCTCCCCATTCGCATACGAATTATATTTTGCTCTATGCTTCTCATAGCACTATCATCTAGTGAACGTGCTATTCGTCAATCAGTGATAAGGAAATTTATTTCACGTACAAGGCGTAATCTACATGGGGAGACTGCAGGGATTGTAGGCAAGGTGTCTCCGTCTGTAACGGACCGGATGGTCCGAAATGGCTGGAAAATTGGTTGGATGGAACAAAGTCCTCCTATACATCTCAGAGGATTTTACTGTGCATTTAGACTAGGGGCTGGAGTGATCCACGGGAGCATCTGTTATAGTAAGTGTGGTCATGGAAGATGTGCAAAGTGCTTGGAAATGGTAAGGAGCAACAGACGAAATTCGAAAAGAGACAGCAATCGCTGGAGCTTACTGCGGTGGGGAGCGTACATGATGAGACATAAGGCTACCCTAAACTAGCACTTTGGTAAGAGTTCCGTCTCGCAGAATTAGCGTATTGCTGGCCTTGAACACTCCGCATTCATCGAGTTTGATTAGCATGGGCACTCGGCCGCACTGTGGCTGGCCCTGTGTCATAAGACAAGGCAACCTGCGAAGTTACTGGCACAGGGCATAGTGCCGGGTTTCTGGATAAGCAAGTAAAACCACGCCCCGCTAATGAGCAATCATCGCAAGTACCCTCACGGTGTCTACAAGGTTGACCGCTGTTCGTCTACAATGCCGCTTGACACATGCATGCAGACCCCGTTGTACAGTAAGTATGTCCCGATTCCTCGATTCTGGAGAGGAATACATCATAATGCTTACTATCTAGGTAAGCTATGACAACTCGAAACATTCGCAAAGGCAGTCCTGGCTGAGGCGCATACGACACCACAGGCGTGAAAAAACCAGGagcaccacctccgccgccattCACTCGGTAAACAATTGGACGACTATGATATGAGACGATCCGGAAAGAgtggaggaaagaaagctttattattatttattttacgCCTGTAGTGGCCAGTATCAGGTTTTGTTGTGTTAAGAGCAGGGAGATTCGAGTTGGTTGGGCCGCTACGATTTGGGAACTCACATATCCAGTATATCGCTTAATCATTTGAACTTGTATTTTGCAAGTACTAACGATTCCTACTTGAAAGGTAATTACTTAATACTGATCGCGTCGTAGAAATATCTTAATGGCTAATAGCCTCCAAAGTCAGGATCACTAACCATGTGTTGGACGTTATATCACTCCTTTTCTTGCGGTAAAAGACATGTATACGCTGGAGCTCTATCTTGTAACCAGGAGGAATGTcaatggagagaagagaagaaacaggAATTTCTCGGAAGATACGGAAAATGCGATAAGTGCAAGTTAAACTGAATCAGCCTTGGTCAGTGATAAATTATCCTCTGATAGGTTTCATCCTCTTTTCTCCGTCTCCCGCCAACATGAGTGAGGTAATACATCTGCACGaaaccccaacaacaaccgtaACCGGAAGGTACAGGTCtctagaagaagatcttaTGGTTATTTGTATCGTCCCACAAACAGCTGTATGCCGTCTATCCAAGCATTTAGTGGCCAGGGGCGTCATTGCCAGGATATGCTATGTGACCGAGGGCCTTGTCCAAGGATAATTGTTGGTGCGGCCTTTTAACCAGTGTCTGTTTCTCATGCATTTCTCAGTAGAAGACGAAAACTGACAGAAATATGATACTATTACCTGAAATCTGCTATATTTCATTccaaatcttttataatgcGTCCACCGGAAGGACTAGGTTTCACTCAGGGAAGGAGCCCGGAACTTGGATCCGGCTGTTGCCAAGTAGGTATAAATACATGCCTGGCATCCCTACAAGCAGAAGATCGTTCATTGGTGTACGTATCACGACATGTGATGATTCTCGAGCTGGTTCTGTCATTTGTCAAGTTTCCGAGAAGGACAACCCGATCTTCCAAATCAGAGTCGAGGATTGCCCATTTGGCAGATGCACAACG harbors:
- a CDS encoding uncharacterized protein (SECRETED:SignalP(1-21)) → MTLLHKVRSIFLATSAASALATESDGIAANGLQNIHDSPCRTPCFVLSVPYAKCANRGGRDASTPPPSPNPAASPWEIVEQIGANAQPCYHVQRQLRCPMVGEITGSELWFEVYKISEAELVKLESGRHLLHVWKTAAADIDK